The genomic region ATTGATCCTCCAAGATCACCAAGTCTTCAAAGTAGAAgacctcctcttagttgcacccaagaacttacccaaatcTCTAATAAATGTTAACTAGATATCTTATTAGAGTACCCTTgacttaatattttaatattactaaccTCTTAGtaattttaattgagtttttgagAGATAAGTTCATTATTTTTCCATAAAAAATGAAGTAGTAAaaatgaacaataattatgggGTGTCATAGGGGaggccgaaatggagggagtaaatAGAGGGAGTTGTGGGTTGTGTTATGTGCCCAATAGAATTAGGCATAGATTAGACAAAAAGTGCAATGGGAAGAGTACCCAATAGAATGCATGCATTAGTAAGAATTGTGTCTAACAACACACAATCACACtatcatttacacggtccaaatgacccatttacgggtccatttttgttcttatatttgtcgcataaatacgtgtaatttctatttaaatatcgttttatgtttaaatgcttcccgataaatttcatctaaaacactccgtaaatatatgtgtacagctacacatatattttacgtaccaatactaattaCATTAGttaattagtactaatttaacaattaaacGTTTAAtcattaatttccgtctcaattaatttattattcaattatcacataattaaataataactatcgcgcctcgagttcacaactcgatatctctctaaactAAATTAATCGACTGTTAATTTATCAAGGAACtaattaaattgtatctcatataattaattagctttcgtttTTGGGTTCgtttctttaggtgtgacctcaaggaatcaactgatcaccaccgttaaacgacagtaacgtcaaactctagtcagccaatcgttacagataaatgttgatcagttgacaatatattgaatcatcccttttgtattcttgttatgagatttaatatgtgatcacactattgttgaggacacatactccaacagctcgtggttttttcccttattcctagggtttttccacgtataaatctttatGTCTCactttattattcattctttaagtTATCAGTCCTACTAGTCAGTCTTAATTATTTGAGTTAGATTGCCCTGTAGTTAAATCTCTGACAGGACTTTATCCCTATGTGAatgatggacaagagttggtcgtcacacatccaatcaaacacatttataatactcaacaaacaactagttagtggtaagtcgaggtcgatccatgggacggtgtgctttgggttctaagtttatctatctcaatttattctagtatcacaattgatggggtttgtagttgtgttctaaacaaatgaaagtaataaagtaaagACAACAATAaactaagagatgtaaacaattggctaaacgtactaggatatcatgaggtcataggggattcatggtgttgatcatacaaacatgtttacaatgttgcaagcaattaatattgtggaggaaccgagttggtttatgtcttacggttcataggaagaggtgggtcccgaagccgaatcgattagattgtacaacacctacaattcgacttactttcctcctattcaacttctatgcatggtctaacaagacttgagttggtttatatcttacaagtctcattgaaaagataagagatgggtaaaaaatgcaaggattcataggcttagcattacatcaaacataacatgtgcataggttgacatcacaacaagcaagcaaactaattatgaaaacatattaaattaagcatgattaatcccatgttggtttcccctaattacccattaatcctagctaagagactactcactcattatcaagtttaacatgctaacaaggttgtcaatcatattaacaaggcaaaacatgatgaacaagtaagaaagattaacaataattaaaacaaggatatagagaattatacctatggagattccgaaataataatgcaaagaaaaatagaagtacttgatgattgatggaaggttgtcaatctcccaataaacccaaatgatcttctaattatccAATagtaaacttgaattactcaataataaacttgaacaataattaaggaaagattaatgtgctTTGTAACAGACTGTCTATGATATTGCCTGACCTGGTACATGAGAATCAGGGTGCATTTATTAAGGGAAGGTCTATTATTGAAAACATCCTGATTTGCCAAGACATTGTGAAGTTATATAATAGGTCTGCTGTGTCTCCTAGATGCCTCTTCAAAATAGATCTTCAAAAAGCATATGACACAGTAGAATGGGATTTTGTGGAAGATTTGCTCAAGGGTCTGAAATTTCCTCCCATCTTTTGCCAGCAAGTTATGACATGCATCAGAACTACCTCTTTCACTTTATCCCTAAATGGCAGCAATTTTGGTTACTTCAAGGGTCAAAGAGGATTGAGGCAAGGGGACCCCATATCTCCCCTGATCTTCACTCTTTGTATGGATTATCTCACAAGAACAATCAAATATGCTACCACTAAATGGCCATTTCAATATCACCCTCTTTGCAAAGAACTGAAACTCACTCACCGATGTTTTGCAGATGATCTCCTTCTATTTTGCAAAGGAAATGTCCATTCGTGATGTTTGTTACTCAGAGCATTCTCAACTTTTTCAAAGACTTCAGGTTTATCCATGAACTGTTCAAAATCTGAGGTTTATTTTAATGGGATGACAGCTGAACTAAAGGATGATATTAAGCAAGTGACTGGTTTTACAGAGGGACAGATGCCTTTCAGGTATCTGGGTGTACCAATTCAACCTACCAAGCTCACTAAGAAGGAATGTAACATTATTGCAGAGAAGATGGTTAATAGAATAAGAAGTTTGGGTGCTAAGAAACTATCCTACGCTGGAAGGCTCACTTTGATCAACTCTGTCCTCAATACTCTATACTCCTACTGGGCTAATATTTTTATTCTTCCTAAAAGTATCATCAGAAGAATAGAAGCAATATGCAGAAATTACCTTTGGGATGGGAATACTGAGTATCATAAGGTACCTCTGGTAGGATGGGACACAGTCACCTTGCCCAAAAATGAAGGTGGACTTGGCATCAAGAAAGCTGAACTGTGGAACATTGTTGTTGTTGCTAAGCTGGTGGACTGGATTTACAGTAAGGCTGACAGGTTGTGGATACGTTGGATCAATCAGATATACATAAAGCAAAGTGAATGGCATTCTTACAGTCCCCCCCGCAGATCGCTTGGACATGGAAGAGCATCTGCAAGATTAAGGAACGATGAAGAGTGCCTATCTTGATGGACATTGGCAACTTTGATGTGAAGGGATATCTTGTTAGAAATGGTTATAATTGGTTGAGAGTGCATCAAAATAAACCTTGGTGGTATGACACAATCTGGAGTAACTGGAATGTCCCTAAACATTCTTTTATCTCTTGGATCACCATGCACAATGGGATGAATACCAGGGAAAAATTACACAGGTTTGGTTGCTGCAGTACAGATACATGCTGTATTTGTGAGAATGCAAAGGAAACTATATCACACCTCTTCTTTGAATGTGAATACAGTTCAACTGTGGTATCTCTCATTCAAGATTGGTGTGGGGCTCGCATTTCGATGTCTAGTACCATGGCTGGAGGCTATGGCAATGCTGGTGGCAAACTGTTACAACGGGTATATGCTCTTGGTCTCTCCGCTGTATTTATCATGTCCTGGGAGCAGCGGAACTCGGCTAGGATTAATGGTGTATTCTTGCTCCATCGTGGTGGTTCGAGAATTAAAGAAGTTATAAGGCAAAGAATTAAGTTCAAATGTTCAGCCAATTTGAATAGACGGGATGAAGTTTGGTTAGAAAAGTTGGGAATTAGATTGTAAGTTTGAGCCTCATGGGGTTCGAACTAGGATACATATAGGGCTCTTTGCTTTGTATGTTATAAGGCCTTGTAATTGGTTcattttttcatatatatatatatacacatctcacattttaccaaaacaaaaaggaaagattaatgtgtaattttgtgaaaagattaaagaataatctattctaatctactcctaatctaatctaagaaaagttgatttaatctaagaaaacttgattaagagagcttgataatctaagtagtacaatggggtatttatactaaagattaggtacaagaattagggttactaagggcttaaatgacgattaagacccttaagaaaagttgaggaaatgctcctctcgaaggaagatgctagtctcctttttgctagtctttaagaaatatgcgcatcccgagtggaacaaggaagagacgtgctgtactgggcaggaatccgagcggccaaggggtcgggacgagcggattgtttggcctcaagacgagcgtcttggcatcgggacgctcggataatttggcttcaagacgagcgtcctctAGCAGGAGATGAGCGTCTTCTTGCAGGGGatgagcgtcttgagtctcgggacgagcggattggcggacagcttctttgtttgagctcggattgtaaaacggacgtcattttctcatccggactcctattggagtgactCAAAAGCCTacaccacttgatttttcgacgctgtttcatctagcatactttcagagccaaaggagcaactcttggtttgggttccgagcaatttcttcttgcaatggcttccttctcgtcatccttgccttTAAACTTacgatccttctatatactctttattcctacatctttggtcatcattcttgcctcctcttcatactcgTCCATCCAATATGATCAAAAAGATTCTAattatgcacgggagacgggaatttccgcctaattgtcttctttcctacaaaacatacaaaatgcactaggaaTGCAAAATATAaaacatttgacggataaaatggctatggaatgttataatagtatgcaaaataggctcaattaggggactaaatgtgcgccaataatagtcacatcaaatatccccaaaccgaacctttactcgtctcgagtaaagaggtgataaaAACTAGacttttatttaaactatcctactaatataaccgatatgagacaattagcgggtctcactccgccccttcaactcacaacaagacaaccatgaggtaggatgccttcttgcaaggcaaggtggggcttgccaaaatggcgacacatccaagcattaaagcacacaaaatcaaataatggatgcatctacaaaagaatagccactttcctcatctaagtggcggaatttatctataagggaaacaatccaagggtacacattccattatagatatggtttcttcaaactactaagccttgaaggataccaataaatcacctccaagttgtgtaaagctagggtacctttatcctcaattgttaaatgctttcgtcaagagtggactccctatagtgttagaaacactagaggatcgcggaattccccttctttcctagacaagaagaagggtcgtcccctctataccatgcacaaaagttgatatgatggaaaaagggatcaatagaacttgagtttcatatgggagtttgcttttgttgttgtttttccccccaatttgtggcatttgacattttgagaacatttcttttgatgtttggcattttcaatgGTTGaaaatttcaactttttcttgcatttcttttgaacattttcaaagtcaccccaattagtaacaagggtgcttatatttgaagcataggagttttcatttttgttactcctcgtTTCTTTTTGatacaattgcaaactttttgacttttcatttcatttattgaactcaaatttgaataatttttgtgcccattccctttttgatgacaaaataagatagaatatggatgatggtttcatggtttcaagggtcaccttggaataaacggtagccaaggagttatcacaccacaaggtactattgactaggccttaatccatgggtcaaaggatactagcatgacacatcctagggtgttttacaagtattctaacaagcaaagtcttaagaagaaaaagtatctacaagcgccttatatacacttgtcaagtttccctaATATattttttcacaaaaattttctaaatgcaactatatgccatgatgcaactaacatatatacatcctaatgcatatgcttctaccaactagtatgccatataagctaaatgcgatcctataatcacattgtttataccgcatcaatcacaataaagccacatagtcattaacataaagaggaaaaaggatattggaaagatcataccattcggtcttcaatatcctcatgtctcgaatgtggcatagtcgatcaatgtgaacaaggatgaacaaacacaatgtatacaatatatacaagactacactataaaggaaatgaacttgtttttggatttttaaatttttcaaatttttatggtttttgattttatgaaattaaagaacatatttttgggatttttcgaaatttttcaatttttatggattttggaatataaattcccatcccccactttattttggacattgtcctcaatgtacatgtaggagtaggaatgaaaaagagatacatgtttttggttttttaattttatggaaataaaagtacaaatgcaatgatatgatatgaatgaatgcatgctctacctaaatgcaattctatatgacatatataacaaatgaatgcaacttaaactatattatatgatgtatgatttctagtaaactatggtcaccgatgatcaaacctccccaaaccgatttaaacactgtttctagtgtagaaatgaataggattggtcattagtgactatgcatgaattctagtctatatgcaactaactatatgagatatattacaatgcaactatactatatgaactagctagTATGAAtgtaatataatacaaatgcaagctaaaagtatatgtatataactaaatgcaagtgtaaatgtaatgcaaagtcaaaggaaaggatatcttacaaatggtagtttgagggaggactccaccaaactcattccttgttgccatggttattgatgttgtccatgttgctcaatgctctcaataaccggtcaaaggcttgagcacaatcctcaaataagcaaaGATAGAACCATGACCACTTCAAAATGCAATAAAGCCAATCCTCCACAAGGGGCTTTTCATTGAAATTTCTCCCCTTCACCTTCGCCTTTTCATCATAGCCTTTTTGACTCTCCAATTTAGCAAGCTTAAAATTCTTGTCATCGGGAGGCTTCCATTCTCTcccgtctccctcaaatatggtgatagcatttggatttatcaatccttcaagagtagaaggagaattctcataataatgatgatgaggtAGCTTtggaattgagattgtgggtgccaagtctccacaagtaagctcatttgtaattttgttcttgagcttttccaccaagtaccctttatatgatgatttgactttttggagaagatccaccatatcatctccaacaaccataggttccatggtgggtgcaaaaaggtcttcatggtcaatatgagagaggaattcatcttcttcatggaagcacacctcaaacttctcaaggatgggctcctcaagtgaggcaatatcacaactccattcctcttcttcattccatgagtcattgcaagacacatattccgcataagcttctttcataggcttgtcatcatcgctatctccatatgaatcataaatgggggcttcactcctcttcaccaactctttctccaacacctcaatattcacttcaaatgacacaccctcatactcacaaaggctaagagtacttggcttactcaacctcatgtcttcttcatcaaacaccacactttcatactcacaagagctcaatgagGTTAGCTCTTCGCACTTCTcattttccatgtcaaaggttactacttcaaattcacattcatgatcaatgtccaaggaatggtggggggtggtttcttgggttgcctttatttgggcaatttgaatctccttgggtaacaatgccttgaagaacattgtccctcttttggctttcctctaACATTTGTTTGAAGAATTTTTGTTGATCTcctatcatttggagaatcatattttgaatgggttcattttcttattgtgggtgggtgtgaaagtgattgtattgtggcaattgaaattcattatgaagtgggtattgggtgggtggttgttgtgataattgtttttagggttttgtgtttttttttatgagagaattaggtcaaaagaataatagaaaTGATCTCACTTGtctccctcttaaaccgtgaaagAGGAGAAAATAAGGggagattttttttctttctttttttcggtcaaaccaccaaaaaaaaataaggagaaaatcttcttatttttagatAGTTATCAAAATGTATATTATGTGTACATTTTACCAATTGTCATATATGTTgtcccgtattaataagtccacacacaaccgtttgtagtcgatttattaattccggcctgacaacatttattataacaatctcgtataatatatactttaactataaatatcgcatatttataatttgctaattaaatataactggttacgtttaatcacgaattaacatcttaattcgtttaaactaacattatatacattaattaaatataacagtttatattcaatttacgaattgacagttaattcgtctcagctaatattatttaattgaattaaataatcgtctcatcatcacattgactaactgtttagtcaaatacatggactaaccttttagtcatataaggcatcaatgtgattatattttcatacaatcacatctctcaaacacatcctttaggtgtgacttttagggaccagttgatcaccgccatcagtatgataataacgtcaaacttttagcaagccaaccgttattaagtaaacgttaatcaactgataaaatactaagtatacccttgtgaacctataagagatttatatatgttatcacactaactgtggaggacacaagctccaacaaactcccacttgtcctcacaagtgtatgtgcgataaccgattctcatatcctaaaatttctcccactcaatgtaaaacaatttgcaaaatccgtatttacaaaggtcgtattttacaagtgatcaatatcaagagtggttttcccgactagagagtaacttaactgataaacgaatcatcattcgagcatggccatgcatttcagttacaactcctcgagtggccctgagaaataactacacctgataaaggttggatattttctttaaCTCGAATCCtacagatataagcacagtatgaaatgacccagtgaaaatctgcttagcctcctattacggtcgaccatgagaaagaaaccaaagtcacccaaaaactgccttaatctcaagagacagtcgatagtcaaaagaatcgacaaTAGGAaaacaatggacgtccaatccatgacctggcaccgaatgtttttaaacatttaggactccattacgttgtcacaatttatcctacgaggtatcgttataactcgcatctgtgatcgatcagccaactgtttgacttgtggctcgttgaacccaccatcaatcaacttcacaaaataatagccagagttatcaactCATGTAGGTGATtatggaccaaaacaaatataatgtaattcagttcactttgtggcgttcaatgttgtcgtacaatccacatgaaaaacaaaatatgaaataatacgatgaagtgataaatagtatatgaaaaagataatgtatcgaatccataatcaactagtacaactcaggaacacgtttaattcccatggaaataacgtgcccttcatgcttatcatatgacaatggtttagtgagaggatccgcgatgttgtcatccgaagctatcttgtcaatcactatctcctcttgctccacgtaatcacggatcaggtgagccttccgatgtacatgtctagacttgttgctagacttaggctccttggcctggaagatggcacctctattgtcaaaatagatagtgattgggtcattcgaactaggaactacggatagtccttgtaagaattgacgcatccatatagcttcctttgtcgctttcgaagcggcatagtactcgattcgagagtagaatctgctacaacatctcgtttggaactcttccggtgaccgcaaagcaccattaagagtaaagacgaatccagactgagatttcgaatcatctcgatctttttggaagctagcatctgcgtaaccgattgcacatagcttagtatctcctccataagtcaatacccaatccttagtcctccgtaggtacttaaggatgtttttaacagctatccagtgtgtttcacctggattcttttggtaccgactcgtcatattcaatgcatatgccacgtctggacgtgtgcatatcatggcatacatgattgatcctatggctgatgcataaggaacacgactcatgcgttcaaccccttcaggtgtcgtgggtgactgagacttgctcaaatgcatcccagacgtcattggaaggttccccttcttggagttggtcatgctgaacctttcaagaatcttatctaaataatactcctaactcagtgataacatccgtcgtgatctatctcgatagatacggattcccaatatgcgttgtgcctcacccagatctttcatctggaaatggttcttcaaccatccttttaccgaagataataGATGagtgtcattcccaatcaagagtatgtcatcgacatagaatatcaagaaaacaatcttgctcccactcgacttgatatataagcatggttcctcgaccgatcgagtgaaaccatactcttttatcacctggtcgaaacgatgattccaactccgagaagcttgcttaagtccataaatggaacacttaagcttgcacactttcttaggattttcaggatctatgaaaccttcgggttgtatcatgtacaactcctcctccaaataactgtttaagaaggcggttttcacatccatttgccaaatttcatagtcatgaaaagcgccaatcgctaagattatccgaatggaacgcagcataactacgggtgcaaaaatttcatcataatgcaatccgtgcacttgagttaaaccttttgccactagtcgtgctttataggtatctggttgcccgtctacagaatgctttattttgtaaagccatttgcactgtagaggtcctaccttattaggtaaatcaacaagatcccatacgtcattctcatacatggagtccatctcggattgcatggcttcaagccatagctttgagtcagaacaggccatggcacctttataggtagcgggttcattactctctaggagcaaaacgtcattttcctcgaccataccaatgtatctgtctggaggattagagactctacccgacctcctaggttcctgaggaatattaaccgtatcattagttgaaggaacaacttcctccatctgttcctcggttgttggttcttgaatctccgacagctcgaaggttatATTACTTGacttattctcgagaaattctttctctaagaactttgcactagccgcaacaaaaactcaatgttcggtaggcgaatagaagtaatgaccaaacattccttttggataaccaataaagtatgtcttgaccgatcacgggccgagcttatcctcgtgtctccacttgacataagcctcgcagccccaaacccgaataaaggataagttggggaccgttccctttcacatttcatatggagtcttgtcgacagctttagacggacttcggttaagtataagagcagctgacaaaagagcaaaaccccataatgaatcaggtactaccatgtgactcatcatggatcgaaccatattaagtagtgttcgatttctccgttcggacacaccatttaattgaggtgttccaggtggagttaactgcaaaaatattccacagtctttaaggtgttgatcaaactcatttgaaagatattcgccacccgatctgaacggagtgctttaacctttcttcccagttggttctcaaccttattgtggtattctttgaatttttcaaaagactcacttttatgcttcattaagtagacatatccgtatctactcaaatcatccgtgaaagtgataaaatatctatagccgtctcttgcggtaattgacataggtccacatacatcagtatgtatgagtcctaataggtcactagcgcgcattctaacacctttgaaggaaattcgagtcattttgccgataagacatgattcacacgtgccaaatgtagaaaaatcgaatgcgggaatagtcccattctcgatgagtttctttacacgtttttcatttatgtgtcccattcgacaatgccatagataagtttgatctttgtcaccaaccttcaatttcttattattcacatgtaatatatctgtagtttgatttaagatgtaaattccattcatggaaactgctttgccataaaccatttcattaaaagagaaaatacagctattatcgtttattgaaaatgaaaaaccgtctttatcaagtaaggaaacagaaataatgttcttagataaactgggtacatagtaacagttatataaatataactcaaaaccacttgggagttggattacgtat from Silene latifolia isolate original U9 population chromosome 3, ASM4854445v1, whole genome shotgun sequence harbors:
- the LOC141649402 gene encoding uncharacterized protein LOC141649402: MDIGNFDVKGYLVRNGYNWLRVHQNKPWWYDTIWSNWNVPKHSFISWITMHNGMNTREKLHRFGCCSTDTCCICENAKETISHLFFECEYSSTVVSLIQDWCGARISMSSTMAGGYGNAGGKLLQRVYALGLSAVFIMSWEQRNSARINGVFLLHRGGSRIKEVIRQRIKFKCSANLNRRDEVWLEKLGIRL